A single window of Candidatus Acidiferrales bacterium DNA harbors:
- the mqnC gene encoding cyclic dehypoxanthinyl futalosine synthase, whose translation MLAATTAKSNEALELFRSDDLIGIGMAADAVRKKKHPGNIVTYIVDRNINYTNFCTEYCTFCAFYRPMGSKDGYLLPFETIFEKIQETLDLGGTGVLMQGGLHPDLRIEWYENLFRSIKRRFPRIHLHCLSAPEVLNIAELSALPLRDTIARLRDAGLDSIPGGGAEILDDEVRFKIARLKCTTAEWLEVHRTAHQLGMRTTATMMFGCGETLHHRVNHFDRIYRLQEETGGFTAFIPWTFQPNHTALGGRGWDEATSVDYLKTLAISRIFLDNFDNIQASWVTQGLKMLQIGLRFGGNDVGSVMIEENVVAAAGTRNCTTEQELRRIIREAGFIPMQRDTLYRTMFLK comes from the coding sequence ATGCTGGCGGCGACGACAGCAAAATCAAACGAGGCGCTCGAGCTTTTCCGCTCCGACGATCTCATCGGCATCGGCATGGCGGCCGACGCCGTTCGCAAAAAGAAGCACCCGGGCAACATCGTCACCTACATCGTGGACCGCAACATCAACTACACGAATTTTTGCACCGAGTACTGCACCTTCTGCGCCTTCTACCGGCCGATGGGCTCGAAGGACGGCTACCTCCTGCCCTTTGAGACGATCTTCGAGAAAATCCAGGAGACTCTCGACCTGGGCGGAACCGGCGTACTGATGCAGGGCGGGCTCCACCCCGACCTTCGCATCGAGTGGTACGAAAACCTTTTCCGGTCCATCAAGCGCCGCTTTCCCCGCATTCATCTCCACTGCCTTTCCGCCCCGGAGGTTCTCAACATCGCTGAACTTTCCGCGCTTCCGCTCCGCGACACGATTGCCCGGCTGCGGGATGCCGGTCTCGATTCGATTCCCGGCGGCGGCGCTGAAATTCTCGACGATGAAGTCCGGTTCAAAATCGCCCGGCTCAAGTGCACCACCGCCGAATGGCTTGAGGTGCATCGCACCGCCCATCAGCTCGGCATGCGCACCACCGCCACCATGATGTTTGGCTGCGGCGAGACGCTCCACCACCGCGTGAACCACTTTGACCGCATCTACCGCCTGCAAGAAGAGACCGGCGGCTTTACCGCCTTCATCCCCTGGACCTTCCAGCCGAACCATACCGCGCTCGGCGGGCGCGGCTGGGACGAGGCCACCTCGGTGGACTACCTGAAGACGCTCGCCATCAGCCGCATCTTTCTCGACAACTTCGACAACATTCAGGCCTCTTGGGTCACGCAAGGGCTCAAGATGCTACAGATTGGCCTCCGCTTCGGCGGGAACGATGTGGGCAGCGTCATGATCGAGGAGAACGTAGTCGCTGCCGCCGGCACGCGCAATTGCACCACCGAGCAAGAACTCCGCCGCATCATCCGCGAGGCCGGATTCATCCCCATG